The following proteins come from a genomic window of Helicobacter canadensis MIT 98-5491:
- a CDS encoding cytochrome b: MAQIEKANGIVDWLDKRLAIKPLMKVLMTEYWIPKNINFLWAMGIVLVVLFTLLVISGLFLLMYYKPDTKLAFDSVNYTIMQEVKYGWLWRHLHAVSASVCFLIIYIHMFVAIYYGSYKRGREMIWITGMVLFGLFSAEAFSGYMLPWGQMSYWAAAVITNLFGGIPVIGPDLVVWIRGNFIVADATLTRFFMLHVVLLPVVIMIVIAIHFYALRIPHVNNAYGEEIDFEKEAEKFKAGNKKESKVIPFWPMFLSKDFFVASFFLAILFYLTCYHYSFALDPINFDPADHLKTPPHIYPEWYFLWSYEILRGFFFSADLGLIAFGIANVIFMLLPWLDRSNVVAPAHKRPAFMVWFWLLVIDMIILTIYGKLPPTGINAYIGFAVTIAFFALLFVVLPIITKLENKKNS; encoded by the coding sequence ATGGCGCAGATAGAAAAAGCAAATGGTATTGTGGATTGGTTGGATAAAAGACTTGCCATAAAGCCTTTAATGAAAGTTTTGATGACGGAGTATTGGATTCCTAAAAACATTAATTTTTTATGGGCAATGGGTATTGTTTTGGTTGTATTATTTACACTTTTGGTTATTTCGGGTTTATTTTTGTTAATGTATTATAAGCCAGATACAAAATTAGCTTTTGATAGTGTAAATTACACTATTATGCAAGAAGTAAAATATGGTTGGTTGTGGAGACATTTGCATGCAGTAAGTGCTTCAGTTTGTTTCTTGATTATCTATATTCATATGTTTGTAGCAATTTATTATGGATCTTACAAACGCGGTAGAGAAATGATTTGGATTACTGGAATGGTTCTTTTTGGATTATTTTCTGCTGAAGCATTTAGTGGTTATATGCTACCATGGGGACAAATGAGTTATTGGGCAGCAGCAGTTATTACTAATCTTTTTGGTGGAATTCCAGTGATTGGTCCAGATTTAGTTGTTTGGATTAGAGGCAATTTTATTGTTGCAGATGCGACCTTAACGCGATTTTTTATGTTGCATGTTGTGTTATTGCCTGTTGTTATTATGATTGTCATTGCTATCCATTTCTATGCTTTAAGAATTCCACATGTAAATAATGCTTATGGAGAAGAAATTGATTTTGAAAAAGAAGCAGAGAAGTTTAAAGCAGGAAATAAAAAAGAGTCAAAAGTCATTCCTTTTTGGCCAATGTTCTTATCGAAAGATTTCTTTGTGGCAAGTTTCTTTTTGGCTATTTTATTTTATTTGACTTGTTATCATTATAGTTTTGCACTTGATCCTATCAATTTTGATCCAGCCGATCATTTGAAAACTCCTCCGCATATTTATCCAGAATGGTATTTTTTATGGAGTTATGAAATTTTAAGAGGATTTTTCTTTAGCGCAGATTTAGGATTAATTGCATTTGGTATTGCTAATGTAATTTTTATGCTTTTGCCTTGGTTAGATAGAAGCAATGTTGTTGCTCCAGCTCATAAGCGTCCAGCATTTATGGTATGGTTCTGGTTATTGGTCATTGATATGATTATTTTAACAATCTATGGTAAATTGCCTCCAACAGGGATTAATGCCTATATTGGTTTTGCAGTTACTATTGCATTCTTTGCATTATTGTTTGTAGTGTTGCCTATCATTACAAAACTAGAAAATAAAAAGAATAGTTAA
- the infA gene encoding translation initiation factor IF-1, which translates to MAKDDVIEIDGIVKEALPNATFRVELENGHVILCHIAGRMRMNYIKILQGDKVKIELTPYSLDKGRITFRYK; encoded by the coding sequence ATGGCAAAAGATGATGTGATTGAGATTGATGGAATAGTCAAAGAAGCACTGCCTAATGCTACTTTTCGTGTGGAATTAGAAAATGGACATGTGATTTTGTGTCATATTGCAGGTAGGATGCGTATGAATTATATTAAGATTTTGCAAGGCGATAAAGTGAAAATTGAACTTACTCCCTATAGTTTAGATAAAGGGAGAATTACTTTTAGGTATAAGTAG
- the rplQ gene encoding 50S ribosomal protein L17, producing the protein MRHKHGYRKLGRTSSHRKALLKNLSIALIASGKIETTLPKAKELQSYFEKLLTKARTNDSMAHRLVFSHLQHKESVKKLVKEIAPKYVGKNGGYTRIIKTRVRTGDAAPMAFIELV; encoded by the coding sequence ATGAGACATAAACACGGATACAGAAAGCTTGGTAGAACTTCCTCTCATCGAAAAGCTTTATTAAAAAATCTTTCAATTGCTTTGATTGCAAGCGGTAAAATTGAAACAACGCTTCCAAAAGCAAAGGAATTGCAAAGTTATTTTGAAAAGCTTTTAACAAAAGCTAGAACAAATGATTCTATGGCACATCGCTTAGTCTTTTCCCATTTACAACATAAAGAATCTGTAAAAAAACTTGTGAAAGAAATTGCGCCAAAGTATGTTGGTAAAAATGGTGGTTATACAAGAATTATTAAGACAAGAGTAAGAACAGGTGATGCTGCCCCTATGGCATTTATAGAGTTAGTGTAA
- the rpsK gene encoding 30S ribosomal protein S11, producing MAKRNVTKKRVVKKNIARGIIHISAAFNNTSVTITDEMGNVICWSTAGALGFKGSKKSTPYAAQQAVEDAVSKAKEHGIKELGVKIQGPGSGRETAVKSLGSIEGIKVLWFKDVTPLPHNGCRPPKRRRV from the coding sequence ATGGCTAAAAGAAATGTAACAAAAAAAAGAGTTGTCAAAAAGAATATCGCAAGAGGTATTATTCATATTTCTGCTGCTTTTAACAATACAAGCGTAACTATCACTGATGAAATGGGTAATGTAATTTGCTGGAGCACAGCAGGTGCATTGGGATTTAAAGGAAGTAAGAAATCAACTCCTTATGCAGCACAACAAGCGGTTGAAGATGCGGTTTCAAAAGCAAAAGAGCACGGCATTAAAGAGCTTGGTGTCAAGATTCAAGGTCCTGGAAGCGGTAGAGAGACTGCTGTTAAGAGTCTTGGAAGCATTGAAGGGATTAAAGTATTGTGGTTTAAAGATGTTACTCCATTGCCACACAATGGTTGCCGACCACCAAAAAGAAGAAGAGTGTAA
- the rplR gene encoding 50S ribosomal protein L18, whose product MTDKIIRKKRSLRIKRKLRIRARIFGDSTTPRLSIFRSNRYFYAQVIDDVKGVTLASVDGKKMGLKNNKEDVKKIASNLAESLKKANISQVIFDRNGYLYHGVVASFADSLRENGISL is encoded by the coding sequence ATGACAGACAAAATTATTAGAAAAAAAAGAAGTTTAAGAATCAAAAGAAAGCTGAGAATTCGTGCAAGAATCTTTGGGGATTCAACAACTCCAAGATTAAGCATTTTTCGCTCTAATAGATATTTCTATGCACAAGTGATTGATGATGTAAAAGGTGTTACATTAGCAAGTGTTGATGGTAAGAAAATGGGGCTAAAAAATAATAAAGAAGATGTGAAAAAGATCGCTTCTAATTTGGCAGAATCTCTTAAAAAAGCTAATATCTCTCAAGTAATCTTTGATAGAAATGGATATTTATATCATGGTGTTGTTGCAAGTTTTGCTGATTCTCTACGCGAGAATGGAATTAGTTTATAG
- the secY gene encoding preprotein translocase subunit SecY: MSKTIVNKILITLGFLLAYRVLAYVPVPGVDTSVIKTFFDNNASNALGLFNMFSGNAVERLSIISLGIMPYITASIIMELLAATFPNLGKMKKERDGMQKYMQIIRYTTVVITLIQAIGVSIGLKSLGTGANGAIMIDMNVFIAISAFSMLCGTMLLMWIGEQITQRGIGNGISLIIFSGIVSGIPSAIAGTFNLVNTNQISWLVLLFIMAIIIITVGCIIFVELGERRIPISYSRKVVMQNQDKRIMNYIPIKMNLSGVIPPIFASAILMFPSTILQSSSNTIIMQIADYLNPNGYLYNVLMFLFVIFFAYFYASIVFNPKDISENLKRQGGFIPGIRPGEGTANFLTEVANRLTLWGALYLALIATLPWVLVKASGVPFYFGGTAVLIVVQVAVDTMRKIEAQIYMNKYKTLSAVGL; the protein is encoded by the coding sequence ATGAGTAAAACAATTGTCAATAAGATTCTAATTACACTAGGCTTTCTTTTAGCCTATCGTGTATTGGCGTATGTTCCAGTTCCTGGAGTAGATACAAGTGTCATTAAGACTTTCTTTGATAATAACGCTTCCAATGCTTTGGGCTTGTTTAATATGTTTAGCGGAAATGCGGTTGAACGCCTTAGTATCATTTCTCTAGGTATTATGCCCTACATTACTGCTTCTATTATTATGGAGCTTTTAGCAGCTACTTTCCCAAATTTAGGCAAGATGAAAAAAGAGCGTGATGGTATGCAAAAATATATGCAAATTATCCGTTATACCACAGTGGTAATTACTTTGATTCAAGCTATTGGTGTTTCTATTGGGTTAAAGAGTTTGGGCACAGGTGCTAATGGTGCAATTATGATAGATATGAATGTCTTTATTGCGATTTCTGCATTTTCTATGCTTTGTGGAACAATGTTGCTTATGTGGATTGGTGAGCAAATCACACAAAGAGGTATTGGAAATGGTATTAGTTTAATTATTTTTAGTGGGATTGTATCAGGGATTCCAAGTGCGATTGCGGGAACATTCAATTTGGTTAATACCAATCAAATTAGTTGGTTAGTGTTACTCTTTATTATGGCAATTATTATTATCACTGTAGGATGCATCATTTTTGTTGAGCTTGGAGAGAGGAGAATCCCTATTTCATATTCTCGTAAAGTTGTTATGCAAAATCAAGATAAGAGAATTATGAATTATATTCCTATTAAAATGAATTTAAGTGGAGTGATCCCACCTATTTTTGCTTCAGCTATTTTAATGTTTCCAAGCACGATTCTGCAGTCTTCTTCTAACACTATTATTATGCAAATTGCAGATTATTTGAATCCTAATGGTTATCTCTATAATGTCTTAATGTTTTTGTTTGTTATCTTTTTTGCTTATTTTTATGCTTCAATTGTGTTTAATCCAAAAGATATTTCTGAAAACTTGAAACGACAGGGTGGATTCATACCAGGTATTCGTCCTGGAGAAGGGACAGCAAATTTCTTAACAGAAGTGGCAAATAGACTAACGCTTTGGGGTGCTTTATATCTTGCATTGATTGCAACATTACCTTGGGTCTTGGTTAAGGCTTCAGGGGTTCCTTTTTATTTTGGAGGGACAGCGGTTTTAATTGTCGTGCAAGTAGCAGTTGATACAATGAGAAAAATTGAAGCACAAATTTATATGAATAAATATAAAACATTAAGTGCAGTGGGTCTATAA
- a CDS encoding DNA-directed RNA polymerase subunit alpha produces MKSIKTSPHIPTKIEVKEVGVNKVQITAYPFENGYAITLAHPLRRLLLGSSVGFAPVALHIAGVAHEFDSVRGVTEDVSQFIVNLKTIRFKIKDDSDSVSVDYTFNGPKVITGADLSNDLVEVVTPDVHLATINKDATLSFSIVIYKGIGYVPSEEIRANVPEGFMPLDAYFTPVTSATYATENMLLEDDPNYEKVIFEIQTDGQVDPLTAFKNALSVMHKQMSIFNSELNIEIPEVAISEEERPELKVLSQTIDSLNFSARCFNCLDRSGIKYLGELVLLNEEQIKNIKNLGKKSLDEITAKLDELGYPVNREISEDLMQILKKKFSN; encoded by the coding sequence ATGAAAAGTATTAAAACTTCTCCTCATATTCCAACAAAAATTGAAGTTAAAGAAGTTGGTGTGAATAAGGTTCAAATTACTGCATATCCATTTGAAAATGGGTATGCTATTACTTTGGCACACCCTTTGAGACGCTTGTTGCTTGGAAGTTCTGTTGGATTTGCACCGGTTGCTTTACATATTGCTGGAGTTGCTCATGAGTTTGATTCGGTGCGTGGTGTAACAGAAGATGTTTCTCAATTCATTGTTAATTTAAAGACTATTCGTTTTAAAATTAAAGATGATAGTGATAGTGTTAGTGTTGATTATACATTTAATGGACCAAAAGTAATTACAGGTGCAGATTTGTCTAATGATCTTGTAGAAGTTGTAACTCCTGATGTGCATTTGGCTACTATCAATAAAGATGCGACCTTATCTTTTTCTATTGTAATTTATAAGGGTATCGGTTATGTTCCAAGCGAGGAGATTCGTGCTAATGTTCCAGAGGGTTTTATGCCACTTGATGCGTATTTCACTCCAGTGACAAGTGCGACTTATGCAACAGAAAATATGCTTTTAGAAGATGATCCAAATTATGAAAAAGTAATTTTTGAGATTCAAACTGATGGACAAGTGGATCCTTTAACTGCTTTTAAAAATGCTTTGAGCGTGATGCATAAACAAATGTCCATTTTTAATTCAGAGTTAAATATAGAGATTCCAGAAGTGGCTATTTCTGAAGAGGAGCGTCCTGAATTAAAAGTATTATCGCAAACCATTGATAGTCTAAATTTTAGTGCGAGATGTTTTAATTGTTTGGACCGATCAGGCATTAAATATTTAGGTGAATTAGTTTTATTAAATGAAGAACAAATTAAGAATATTAAGAATTTAGGTAAAAAATCTTTAGATGAAATTACAGCTAAACTTGATGAGTTAGGATATCCTGTTAATCGAGAGATTTCAGAAGATTTAATGCAAATTCTTAAGAAAAAATTTTCTAATTAA
- the rpsM gene encoding 30S ribosomal protein S13 encodes MARIAGVDLPKKKRIEYALTYIYGIGLKASRDILNAVNISYDKRVQDLGEDEVSAIAKEIQAHHIVEGDLRKKVTMDIKALMDLGNYRGLRHRKGLPVRGQTTKNNARTRKGKRKTVGSASK; translated from the coding sequence ATGGCGAGAATTGCTGGTGTTGATTTACCCAAAAAAAAGAGAATTGAATATGCTTTAACTTATATTTATGGTATTGGTTTAAAAGCATCAAGAGATATTTTGAATGCAGTGAATATCTCTTATGATAAGAGGGTTCAAGACCTTGGTGAGGATGAAGTTTCTGCAATTGCAAAAGAGATTCAAGCTCATCATATCGTAGAGGGTGATTTGCGCAAAAAAGTTACAATGGACATTAAAGCACTTATGGATTTAGGTAACTATCGTGGATTACGACATAGAAAAGGCTTGCCTGTTCGCGGTCAAACAACAAAAAACAATGCAAGAACGCGAAAAGGTAAAAGAAAAACCGTTGGTAGTGCATCAAAATAA
- a CDS encoding c-type cytochrome, translating into MKEFLALIVVVIVTGVIYWGVEPFAHGQMYPKVAPADYTFSDLKPLEAQEGNAANGKEIVVANCVACHSIKAEGMEMPFSPEDALAAYGVVPPDLSSAGLIYDKNFLGNAIKNIATATKQTHKFSGNHPMPAYDWMSDQEIADVVAYLQSIAPKEMTNKEVFIDACGRCHDMKYDKWSANGGLKTYLETKVPDLSMMIRSRNLEYLHTFVNDPQKRLAGTAMPRVGLTEQAENQVIAYMESVGDSKKAERESLGWKLVVFMVFMGIVAYLWKRKIWRDAH; encoded by the coding sequence ATGAAAGAATTCTTAGCATTAATTGTAGTAGTTATTGTTACAGGTGTCATTTATTGGGGTGTAGAGCCTTTTGCACATGGGCAAATGTATCCCAAAGTCGCTCCTGCAGACTATACTTTTTCAGATTTAAAACCACTTGAAGCACAAGAAGGAAATGCTGCAAATGGTAAAGAAATTGTTGTGGCTAATTGCGTTGCGTGTCACTCCATTAAGGCAGAAGGTATGGAAATGCCATTTTCTCCTGAAGATGCATTGGCGGCTTATGGGGTAGTTCCTCCAGATCTTTCTAGTGCAGGATTGATTTATGATAAAAATTTCTTAGGTAATGCTATTAAAAATATTGCAACAGCAACTAAACAAACTCATAAATTTAGTGGCAATCATCCTATGCCAGCATATGATTGGATGAGCGATCAAGAAATAGCAGATGTTGTGGCATATTTGCAGAGCATTGCACCAAAAGAAATGACAAATAAAGAAGTCTTTATTGATGCGTGTGGAAGATGTCATGATATGAAATATGATAAATGGTCAGCAAATGGTGGATTAAAGACTTATTTAGAGACAAAAGTGCCTGATTTATCAATGATGATTCGAAGTCGTAATTTAGAGTATTTGCACACCTTTGTTAATGATCCGCAAAAAAGATTGGCAGGAACTGCAATGCCTAGAGTTGGATTGACAGAACAAGCAGAAAACCAAGTGATTGCCTATATGGAAAGTGTAGGTGATAGTAAAAAAGCAGAAAGAGAATCATTGGGTTGGAAGTTAGTTGTCTTTATGGTATTTATGGGAATTGTTGCTTATTTATGGAAACGAAAAATTTGGCGTGATGCCCATTAA
- the rplO gene encoding 50S ribosomal protein L15, with protein MALENLAPAKGSVKKIKRVGRGQGSGMGKTSTRGGKGQTARTGSKQKRGFEGGQQPLQRRLPKVGFTSRVIKPYVINVELIKAIATLEEITFESIKSIHKFPTYTTKIKLIGASARNLAAKIKDERITTSGQK; from the coding sequence ATGGCATTAGAAAATTTAGCACCTGCAAAAGGTAGTGTAAAAAAAATCAAAAGAGTAGGACGCGGTCAAGGTAGCGGTATGGGTAAAACCTCTACAAGAGGTGGTAAAGGACAAACTGCTAGGACGGGTTCTAAACAAAAAAGAGGTTTTGAAGGTGGGCAACAACCATTACAAAGACGATTGCCCAAAGTAGGTTTTACAAGTAGAGTGATTAAACCCTATGTTATTAATGTAGAATTAATTAAAGCAATCGCTACATTAGAAGAAATTACTTTTGAAAGTATTAAGAGTATACATAAATTCCCTACTTATACAACTAAAATTAAGTTAATTGGTGCAAGTGCAAGAAATCTTGCGGCAAAAATTAAAGACGAAAGAATTACGACAAGCGGACAAAAATAA
- the rpsD gene encoding 30S ribosomal protein S4, with product MARYRGPVEKIERRFGVSLALKGERRLAGKSALDKRPYGPGQHGQRRGKISEYGIQLREKQKARLMYGVSEKQFRSIFVEANRLEGNTGENLIKLIERRLDNVVYRMGFATTRRFARQLVVHGHILVDGKRLNIPSAFVSAGQKIEICEKTKKNPQIQRAIELTKQTGIVPWVDVDQEKVFGIFTRLPEREEVVIPIEERLIVELYSK from the coding sequence ATGGCAAGATATAGAGGTCCAGTAGAGAAAATTGAAAGAAGATTTGGAGTAAGCCTTGCATTAAAGGGCGAGAGAAGATTAGCAGGAAAAAGTGCATTAGATAAACGCCCTTATGGTCCCGGACAACATGGACAAAGAAGAGGTAAAATCTCTGAATATGGAATCCAACTTCGCGAAAAACAAAAAGCAAGATTAATGTATGGAGTTTCTGAAAAGCAATTCCGATCTATTTTCGTAGAGGCAAATAGACTTGAGGGAAATACAGGAGAAAATCTTATTAAATTAATTGAAAGAAGATTGGATAATGTGGTTTATAGAATGGGATTTGCTACAACAAGGAGATTTGCAAGACAATTAGTTGTGCATGGACATATTCTTGTAGATGGAAAGCGACTAAATATCCCTTCTGCATTCGTTAGTGCTGGGCAAAAAATTGAAATTTGTGAAAAAACTAAAAAGAATCCACAAATTCAAAGAGCTATTGAGCTTACTAAACAAACTGGAATTGTTCCTTGGGTAGATGTGGATCAAGAGAAAGTGTTTGGGATTTTCACAAGATTGCCTGAAAGAGAAGAGGTTGTTATACCTATCGAAGAAAGGCTCATTGTTGAGTTGTATTCTAAATAA
- the rpsE gene encoding 30S ribosomal protein S5: protein MEINREDFKEVVVNIGRVTKVVKGGRRFRFNALVVVGNKEGLVGFGLGKAKEVPDAVKKAIDDAFKNIVKVNIKGTTIAHDVQQKYNSSIILLKPASEGTGVIAGGSVRPVLEMAGIKDILTKSLGSNNPYNVVRATIDALSKVKA from the coding sequence ATGGAAATCAATAGAGAAGATTTTAAAGAGGTTGTTGTAAATATTGGTCGTGTAACAAAAGTTGTTAAAGGTGGGCGTCGATTTCGCTTTAATGCTTTAGTTGTTGTTGGTAATAAAGAAGGTTTAGTTGGATTTGGATTAGGGAAAGCAAAAGAGGTCCCTGATGCTGTTAAAAAAGCCATTGATGATGCATTTAAAAATATTGTGAAAGTTAATATTAAAGGCACAACAATTGCGCATGATGTTCAACAAAAGTATAATTCAAGCATTATCTTGCTAAAACCTGCTAGCGAGGGAACTGGAGTAATTGCTGGTGGTTCTGTGCGTCCTGTATTAGAGATGGCAGGTATTAAGGATATATTGACTAAATCACTTGGTTCTAATAATCCTTACAATGTAGTAAGAGCTACAATCGATGCACTTTCTAAAGTAAAGGCATAA
- the petA gene encoding ubiquinol-cytochrome c reductase iron-sulfur subunit, whose protein sequence is MAENVNRRDFLGMTLGAIAVVGAGASLVAMKSSWDPLPSVVSAGFTTIDLSTMQEGEYRQVEYRGTPVYVIKKTAEMKKCEERDVVVGNADYSLGIQICTHLGCIPSYDSATTEFHCACHGGRFDACGRNIFGPPPTPMAIPPFKIDGQKLVLGEEGPEYLKLVGKA, encoded by the coding sequence ATGGCAGAAAATGTCAATCGTAGGGATTTCCTTGGTATGACTCTTGGAGCGATTGCTGTTGTGGGTGCTGGTGCATCATTAGTTGCAATGAAGTCTTCTTGGGATCCTTTGCCAAGTGTAGTTTCAGCTGGTTTTACAACTATTGATTTAAGCACAATGCAAGAGGGTGAGTATCGACAAGTAGAATATCGAGGAACTCCAGTGTATGTGATTAAAAAAACCGCAGAAATGAAAAAATGTGAAGAAAGAGATGTTGTTGTTGGAAATGCAGATTATAGCTTAGGGATTCAAATTTGCACACACCTTGGCTGTATTCCTTCTTATGATTCTGCTACAACAGAATTTCATTGTGCTTGCCATGGAGGTAGATTTGATGCCTGTGGTAGAAATATTTTTGGACCACCTCCAACTCCTATGGCAATTCCGCCTTTCAAAATTGATGGGCAAAAACTTGTGTTAGGTGAAGAAGGACCAGAGTATTTAAAATTAGTAGGGAAGGCATAA
- the rplF gene encoding 50S ribosomal protein L6: MSRVGKKPISIPSSVQVSIEGSKIVFKGGKITKELETYGRVGIEFKDNELSFSLAGSDAQSRAYWGTYRALANNIVVGLTEGFTKQLEINGVGYKAAVKGKVLELALGFSHPINYDIPEGIEISVDKNLVIIKGADKQQVGQIAAEIREFRPPEPYKGKGVKYVDERIIRKAGKTSKK; this comes from the coding sequence ATGTCAAGAGTTGGTAAAAAACCTATTAGCATTCCAAGTAGTGTTCAAGTTAGCATTGAAGGAAGCAAAATAGTTTTTAAGGGTGGCAAGATCACAAAAGAATTGGAAACTTATGGTCGCGTTGGAATTGAATTTAAAGATAATGAATTAAGTTTCTCTCTTGCTGGAAGTGATGCACAATCAAGAGCTTATTGGGGGACTTATAGAGCTTTAGCCAATAATATTGTTGTAGGCTTAACAGAAGGTTTCACAAAGCAATTAGAAATTAATGGTGTGGGTTATAAGGCAGCAGTTAAAGGTAAAGTTTTAGAGCTTGCACTTGGATTTTCTCATCCTATTAACTATGACATTCCAGAAGGTATTGAAATTTCAGTGGATAAAAATCTTGTCATCATTAAAGGTGCTGATAAACAACAAGTAGGACAAATTGCTGCAGAAATTAGAGAGTTTAGACCGCCAGAACCTTATAAAGGTAAAGGTGTGAAATATGTTGATGAGCGTATTATCCGCAAAGCTGGTAAAACTTCTAAAAAATAA
- the rpmJ gene encoding 50S ribosomal protein L36 yields MKVRPSVKKMCDKCKVIKRKGVIRVICENPKHKQRQG; encoded by the coding sequence ATGAAAGTCAGACCTTCTGTGAAGAAAATGTGTGACAAATGCAAGGTTATTAAGAGAAAAGGCGTGATTCGAGTGATTTGCGAGAATCCAAAACATAAACAAAGACAAGGATAA
- the map gene encoding type I methionyl aminopeptidase, with product MSIAIRKPSEIESLRKANKIVAKTLNYLKANVKPGITLKELDTMGEDFIRSNGGIPAFKGLYGFSGSVCISVNEVIIHGIPTDYALKEGDIVGLDLGVNLDGWYGDSAITCGVGNISQENQRLIACAKDALYFAIDQIKVGMHFKELSHLIEQFILDYGYVPLRGFCGHGIGKKPHEEPEIPNYLEGNNPKQGYKIKEGMVFCIEPMICQKSGEPKILKDDWSVVSTDGLNGSHYEHTIAIIKGKAEILSKE from the coding sequence ATGTCAATTGCAATTCGAAAACCATCGGAGATAGAATCTCTCCGAAAGGCTAATAAAATCGTTGCTAAAACGCTTAATTATCTAAAAGCAAATGTTAAGCCAGGGATTACACTAAAAGAATTAGATACAATGGGTGAAGATTTTATCCGCTCAAATGGAGGGATTCCTGCCTTTAAAGGTCTTTATGGTTTTAGTGGTTCAGTGTGTATATCAGTTAATGAAGTAATTATTCATGGAATTCCCACAGATTATGCATTAAAAGAAGGTGATATTGTTGGGCTTGATTTGGGAGTTAATCTTGATGGTTGGTATGGAGATAGTGCAATTACTTGTGGGGTGGGTAATATCTCACAAGAAAATCAAAGATTAATAGCTTGTGCTAAAGATGCACTTTATTTTGCGATTGACCAAATCAAAGTGGGTATGCACTTCAAAGAATTAAGCCATTTGATTGAGCAATTTATTTTGGATTATGGTTATGTGCCTTTAAGAGGATTTTGTGGGCATGGGATTGGTAAAAAGCCTCACGAAGAACCAGAGATTCCAAATTATCTAGAAGGAAATAATCCTAAGCAAGGTTATAAAATTAAAGAAGGAATGGTTTTTTGCATTGAACCAATGATTTGTCAAAAAAGTGGGGAGCCTAAAATACTTAAAGATGATTGGAGTGTGGTATCAACTGATGGATTAAATGGAAGTCATTATGAACATACTATAGCCATTATTAAAGGCAAAGCTGAAATTTTATCAAAGGAATAA
- a CDS encoding type Z 30S ribosomal protein S14, whose protein sequence is MAKKSMIAKANRKPKFKVRAYTRCSICGRPHSVYRDFGICRVCLRKMGNEGLIPGLRKASW, encoded by the coding sequence ATGGCTAAGAAATCTATGATCGCAAAGGCTAATAGAAAGCCTAAATTTAAAGTAAGAGCTTACACAAGATGTTCAATTTGTGGAAGACCACATTCTGTTTATAGGGATTTTGGTATTTGCCGTGTTTGCCTTCGTAAGATGGGAAATGAAGGCTTGATTCCAGGACTTAGAAAAGCAAGTTGGTAA
- the rpsH gene encoding 30S ribosomal protein S8: MVNDIIADSLTRIRNASMRRLDTTTLYYAKIVVSILEVFQAKGFIEGYKVIEKDKKQSINVVLKYDEKGHSVINEITRISKPGRRVYKARNELKRFKNGYGTIVVSTSKGVIANDDAYKSNVGGEALCSIW, from the coding sequence ATGGTAAATGATATTATTGCAGATTCACTAACAAGAATCAGAAATGCAAGTATGAGAAGATTAGATACAACAACTTTATATTATGCAAAAATTGTTGTTTCTATTTTGGAAGTATTTCAAGCAAAAGGATTTATTGAGGGCTATAAAGTCATTGAAAAAGACAAAAAACAATCTATTAATGTTGTTTTGAAATATGATGAAAAAGGTCATTCAGTTATCAATGAAATCACTCGAATCTCTAAACCTGGAAGACGCGTTTATAAAGCTAGAAATGAATTGAAGCGTTTTAAAAATGGTTATGGAACTATTGTTGTAAGCACAAGTAAGGGCGTGATTGCCAATGATGATGCTTATAAATCAAATGTGGGCGGAGAAGCCCTTTGCAGTATTTGGTAG